The following proteins are encoded in a genomic region of Tenebrio molitor chromosome 7, icTenMoli1.1, whole genome shotgun sequence:
- the unc80 gene encoding protein unc-80 homolog isoform X5, producing MRMPDSDRRSSGENGLNEDALPVPIQVFLWRQISPFVKPKLGKLHEASCMFCQHSMTGHHELKEACKMFERVLVQNIQSGLKSDLSEAIRSIPRWRLIQASLPHVMHSAASLLFNRMKDGNIQSLGAVETKLMYTLHWIILDAAEECADNDFEKGLFHTSPFYYLFSIPTLTLFIYLFAPICNNLKESDFQNFRLENGLKIWQGMWEFRQPEASCFSSHCKPKPKHLFGKNSKQKTQFGDVFLGRKQSEDLLGRESPPSQGISASSSEQQHLFSSGPSTTTVTVTATITKITDDENNWVSSPKDTVFPETIPEESSSTEEEHVVIFRLPSLHESDGFLRDPSIYTAETSLFQLAMRKSSTGKNNVKAEQIPAASVPDSKPSKPSIQKIGFIKTSSSSTDKDSVDSSKHPSTEGPAPDMDGSRKTLTGAPPVDITAATFLDVAVLRCLFITHWQEEGIYWALHYLYNRLRDISEETAAQLQPRRRSNSLPIPKIEVSLYQSTELKKQENNKDFIEVPEVKDVSLLAESPYTNKKPLDEPVHLRRASEKIKKRMKIADLKAFVETKLLSKSDKALEKIGQDEPKPLGEHAVGSRRMLSDYHRSLDTGDEHLSRPNSAMSKMFEPTASNLVKGKSMPSLSCLIDELTSGGYMGEIHWDRRRPSRFERPTQPMANPIITVTEHTPTPSPDYLKRQGSMDSQLDAASLSGSKLGNWNERKASLTRSQTDSNITYAGEDIPEAPGSACYITKEGDIDFQVVLKAVHATALRDNTVCTLRVLEVILNLVELLIDVGVLKQGPRNETTTTSASVSGQTTSPGKTQKVPTSTTYASLGGELEKTAKPMTSHKLIMHIIIRVLKHLGCPHGCADGQRGPAAEFLRTQCQNILAKLNRVSANQFKNFLRDYVKFQPLSDVLDLFHAYVGYCIDPSSLLSPLNQKRGSSRSPDTVSQGGYATNFDTGVGGGGIRGVEGQIMSHVFKPLVTRFVDSAKEIKTPDNLGLYCEVRQLMTYVKEGHGSVFRRVALSALIDTADRPSKKEVNVQTTRVIRHMHHSEIDDQGDVPTDTSYTIDERGVRKLLFKKRSTSSTCASLLETEAEELSKISQSPLGNLRKRHILTPRQSERALGIVEPPTKIKSKSKLGGIVNWFKKSDQTSVDDNENQENGDSGTDTSSFIRQTSKYYPNKSGKSNVGQTLQKAKRRVEDRFNKFVLKKGKKKDGSTEETSGGYLSRRNSVELGESSRESEFVVFKERKLVATAPVYQGALRLSFLLETCPPGSVPDAHLLASILDLPHSTVVARATLLLECSYFVHCCNKGQWPSWMKLNFPMFRPSGPLPPRGPNTGIRRSHIMQRAAGKMFYQWAEVLGQRLEEIINEDKHLEPHIAAMVLDEQKQKELLMQDEEEDFLDEASINTYGSSCSMALRLIACILLHEITSFLRETYQTLPKSSRMTGKERPPPWERLYSREANRRWSMALSSMGHSQTSAQSLQSIAGDRDSGQAERKISFVLHEPDNESEGSSNTTVTMQGEETKRIGQPPRPYLLRRGTAAPSGGSFKRRSLKLRRGTKEGKEMEIEWRIPETVKRTDSIQSKRKVSSLSDRSDTSEPGMAGEASGEESPGVLSDDQPPESPSDSNDTDDTTKNMPWMKVMVQVSNSFYYFCTHQNFCHPFCYRRIMRSCSRLVKAVRKVYGEEFGVLDDKLNMDFGGKKKGNKKDKSQNRKVSDQTSSQVSPIRRKDSVGKKEKIEKNLDGSQLSKLASKESSRDIADSDTGHDPSKSTNDSKPLEPPPILKYIKTQVKDAFHSPLAVLLKGAVILSEEHFIEIIPVAWELLLETNQEVTASAASIFILAAVKAPQPVSDIMQHGLSHPEAAVRINAILRFQVLWKMRYQVWPRMEESAHILFKVPPPGIEFTLPSPKIGIESLDVVDSPWELLVKTKVEEVTINQERHRSLVTATKTRKKQQTELIKMALQAQDDKKREERENFLITTIPITIQAAHEPSLYHTSEEHDEADDEQVEGQTRNTGHHLHSAHSLFPSCLCSAVVQIITLLDDAAVSADGNAVYEVAYQVIWCCLVEDSALFLRYILERLTREKQEQMFKILRHVIRFIPKLPQQAAFALYNYIIGYVMFYVRSPHEDGQMLIGAALSLLWMVVHSVHGIMFKDLKQILRKEQCDASILLTANVPSAKKIIVHGPQDPDAAGIPSQFPVQEDTQFCQILREALDFFGIEDNRQKEFFLVDYKTHQIRNPASYVRDYYFFKRSQYPQLELVHMKPEDAFNALQKQELLHKFVEIGKVLLTWAILKNVDMVVQRVVFLHEELMKLPSFPRKALESDLDLYKGGALGKELLGLDVLHKFMWVRLIARMFEAMAGNFAYSGDIHLFLNVLNGAVMLHSEDACILRYVMATYINAAFHFKNIFSTNGYLLIMPTLLKIYSNHQTNKLVTTTIEYAVKQFYLMNRKPFILQMFGSVSAMLDTDEEGTFGDAHKIQSSCLFNLLLSLETPSPDPLNIAELVKEDKPLKAIDFCYHDENEMVTILDCISLCVMVVSYSSESVRGYQMLIILEAILPCYVQHIQLPSYNKEGKTEKEIINHLAVSIKTLVNNCEALTKSYNGPYRSSPEHKGSSQRNYSRGPYSPGFDFEDESHSKFMSEHSRAKSMYEHDVEDSEVLRADYRRPRDVLLSLVGEFMCRATARLIELNKKNNQEGKLIELLDIRSHIRLADIAHSLLKVSPYDPESMGCRGLQHYMSYILPSTEWANDAMRPALVTILRRLDKVFQKISKKPSIRRNTDWDAAAGLLKGIYDTMVKYPYIMHWQHIKALINTCQFLIVTECYSTEGVSSATAALMSQAPPPHFCSMVVRLIALQIQNTNDNCTLEQVCGGSSTFSTQDKTESMIMNLIMPLCLRVGSGRKVSDVSAMKQNDISFAMTLVLHAMSPPNTKSMASSGPNLKVAAEIRTGSLTFTGTRDTKTSSKINTSLYQVSFLALKIMTICFEGELITVWTRIARTMRELGKRNEAASFLWDFLDFVVTHRTPLYILMQPFIFQKLAQPPISDFERNIHAKIRDKMRGIGLPFPKSRGALLMELAHQMKELKEELEDASDNTDPKKPEAAQPTVQMTTETNHGRHQRHSLIGLFTGDHGTKGSAEHPHTTLPTKVPESSTSTSHVSTPNQAASDGQDGTANGSSTPCNAVTDRSSQRSSVSDDHGVQMPKPESLMSHKAHKLRFVSSVEFRHSSGETSTTPLSPGSPADDSSGETHPAKSRLQRIKPQSRKTFRIRKSRKNSRVELSHSKESEEPPQFGSPQVPLTPPVTTQTQVTPPTELPPVTVNNNQQQQQQQQQQQQQQQPQQQISDQHRLRISMRGKPTESSWDEDSAISQTSSTSGYRESYPVMHLRDNLENSPKAFPPLASPDIHDLPSTSSATTTNLQCDNSSPDCSLNENGERTALLSHTERSSSQHSLLMVFEHQDETTLI from the exons GAAAGCAGTCGGAGGATCTACTGGGACGCGAAAGTCCTCCCAGTCAGGGTATAAGCGCTTCAAGTTCTGAacaacaacatttattttcaagtGGACCTTCTACTACCACCGTCACAGTTACCGCcacaattacaaaaattaccgATGATGAG AACAACTGGGTGTCATCCCCCAAGGATACAGTTTTCCCCGAAACGATTCCTGAAGAAAGCTCCAGCACGGAAGAGGAACATGTGGTCATCTTCCGCTTACCATCTCTTCATGAATCGGATGGATTTCTTCGCGATCCATCCATTTACACC GCCGAGACTAGTTTGTTTCAATTGGCCATGAGGAAAAGTAGTACTGGAAAGAATAATGTCAAAGCAGAGCAGATTCCCGCAGCGTCAGTTCCAGATTCGAAACCAAGCAAGCCTTCCATACAGAAAATCGG GTTCATAAAAACTTCTAGTTCTTCGACTGATAAGGATTCTGTGGATAGCAGTAAGCACCCATCAACGGAGGGACCTGCCCCAGATATGGACGGTTCACGAAAAACTTTAACTGGAGCCCCACCAGTTGACATCACTGCGGCTACATTCCTAGACGTTGCGGTTTTGAGGTGCTTGTTTATAACTCACTGGCAAGAAGAAGGTATCTACTGGGCTCTCCACTATTTGTACAACAG GTTGAGAGACATCAGTGAAGAAACAGCAGCACAGCTACAGCCCCGTCGAAGGAGTAACTCTTTGCCAATACCGAAAATTGAGGTGTCTCTCTACCAAAGCACGGAACTAAAGAAGCAAGAGAACAACAAGGACTTTATAGAGGTTCCGGAGGTGAAAGACGTTTCGCTTTTAGCTG AATCTCCATACACCAATAAAAAACCGTTAGATGAACCAGTTCATCTCAGACGGGCCAGTGAAAAAATCAAGAAGAGAATGAAAATTGCAGACCTCAAGGCGTTCGTCGAAACAAAATTGTTGTCCAAATCGGACAAAGCGTTAGAAAAAATCGGACAGGACGAACCGAAACCATTAGGGGAACATGCGGTGGGTTCAAGGCGAATGCTTAGT GATTACCATCGCAGTTTGGACACCGGTGATGAACATTTGTCACGACCCAACTCTGCAATGTCAAAGATGTTCGAACCCACCGCTAGTAACTTGGTCAAAGGGAAAAGTATGCCGAGTTTAAG CTGTTTAATAGATGAATTAACCTCTGGGGG ATATATGGGAGAAATCCACTGGGACCGTCGAAGGCCCAGCCGTTTCGAGCGACCGACACAACCCATGGCTAATCCCATCATAACTGTAACAGAACATACCCCGACACCATCTCCTGATTATCTAAAAAGACAG GGCTCCATGGACAGTCAGTTGGACGCTGCGAGTTTATCCGGGAGTAAATTGGGGAACTGGAATGAAAGAAAAGCGAGTCTGACTCGTTCCCAAACCGATTCTAATATTACTTATGCCGGGGAAGATATTCCAGAAGCTCCAGGTTCTGCGTGTTACATCACCAAAGAAGGCGACATCGACTTTCAAGTTGTGCTTAAA GCTGTCCATGCGACTGCGCTTCGAGACAACACCGTTTGTACTCTTCGAGTGTTGGAAGTTATTCTGAATCTGGTGGAACTTTTGATTGATGTCGGAGTTTTGAAACAAGGCCCAAGGAACGAAACTACAACCACCAGCGCTTCTGTCTCTGGACAAACTACAAGTCCGGGCAAAACACAAAAAGTTCCGACTAGTACCACGTACGCGTCTTTAGGTGGAGAACTTGAGAAAACAGCAAAACCCATGACATCCCACAAATTAATTATGCATATTATAATAAG AGTTCTTAAGCACTTGGGATGTCCACATGGATGTGCCGACGGACAAAGAGGACCTGCGGCTGAATTTTTGAGAACCCAGTGCCAAAATATCTTGGCCAAGTTGAATCGAGTTAGCGCAAACCAGTTCAAAAATTTCTTGCGAGATTACGTAAAATTTCAACCTCTGTCGGACGTTTTGGATCTCTTCCACGCATACGTCGGTTACTGTATTGACCCAAGTTCTTTGCTTTCGCCGTTGA ACCAGAAGCGGGGCTCTAGCAGGTCACCTGACACGGTATCGCAAGGTGGTTATGCCACGAACTTTGACACAGGCGTAGGTGGCGGCGGAATACGAGGAGTTGAGGGCCAGATTATGTCTCATGTTTTCAAACCGTTGGTTACTAGATTTGTCGATTCGGCCAAAGAAATTAAGACACCAGACAATTtg GGGTTGTACTGCGAAGTGCGCCAGCTAATGACGTACGTGAAAGAGGGACACGGTAGCGTTTTCCGAAGAGTTGCTCTGAGTGCTCTTATAGATACTGCCGATAGACCTAGCAAGAAGGAGGTTAATGTTCAAACGACGAGAGTCATAAG ACATATGCACCATTCGGAAATAGATGACCAAGGGGATGTCCCTACGGACACATCGTACACTATTGACGAAAGAGGAGTCAGAAAACTGTTGTTCAAGAAGCGAAGTACTTCATCAACTTGCGCC AGTTTGCTCGAGACTGAAGCAGAAGAATTGTCCAAAATTAGTCAAAGTCCTTTGGGCAACCTACGAAAGCGACATATTTTAACCCCTCGTCAAAGTGAAAGGGCTTTAGGTATTGTAGAACCGCCAACCAAGATTAAATCTAAATCGAAACTAGGTGGCATCG taAATTGGTTTAAGAAAAGCGACCAAACATCCGTCGATGACAATGAAAACCAAGAGAACGGAGATTCGGGAACGGATACTTCCAGTTTTATTCGACAAACTTCCAAATATTACCCAAACAAATCTGGAAAAAG TAATGTCGGTCAAACTCTGCAAAAAGCCAAAAGAAGAGTTGAAGATCGTTTCAACAAGTTCGTTCTGAAGAAAGGGAAAAAGAAAGATGGGAGTACAGAGGAAACATCAGGTGGAT ATCTCAGTCGTCGCAATTCTGTCGAGTTGGGAGAATCATCCAGAGAATCCGAATTTGTCGTTTTCAAAGAACGAAAACTGGTCGCAACGGCTCCAGTTTACCAAGGAGCGTTAAGACTGTCATTTCTGCTGGAAACGTGTCCTCCTGGATCCGTTCCAGATGCTCACCTTCTCGCGTCAATACTAGATTTG CCCCATTCCACTGTCGTCGCACGAGCTACCCTACTTCTTGAATGCTCGTACTTCGTGCATTGCTGCAACAAAGGACAATGGCCTTCATGGATGAAACTTAATTTCCCCATGTTTCGCCCTTCCGGTCCCCTCCCACCTCGAGGACCCAACACTGGCATTAGAAGATCGCACATCATGCAAAGAGCCGCcggaaaaatgttttatcaaTGGGCGGAAGTTTTGGGACAGAGACTTGAGGAAATTATCAATGAAGATAAGCATCTGGAGCCTCACATAGCTGCAATGGTGTTGGACgaacagaaacaaaaagaattgTTGATGCAAGATGAGGAAGAAGATTTTTTGGATGAAG CGAGTATAAACACTTATGGATCGAGTTGTTCGATGGCTCTTCGCCTGATCGCTTGTATCTTGCTGCACGAAATCACATCGTTCCTTCGGGAGACTTACCAGACGCTACCAAAGTCTTCGCGGATGACGGGAAAGGAGCGTCCGCCCCCGTGGGAGCGTTTATACAGTCGAGAAGCTAACAGAAGATGGAGCATGGCTTTGTCTTCGATGGGACACTCGCAGACTTCTGCCCAAAGTCTCCAATCCATCGCGGGCGACAGAGACTCAG GACAAGCTGAGCGAAAAATCAGTTTTGTCTTGCACGAACCCGATAACGAATCAGAGGGAAGCAGCAACACCACCGTCACTATGCAg GGTGAAGAAACCAAACGAATTGGACAACCTCCACGTCCTTACTTGTTGCGTCGAGGCACGGCAGCTCCTTCTGGTGGATCCTTCAAACGACGAAGTTTGAAGTTGAGACGCGGTACTAAAGAAGGCAAGGAGATGGAAATTGAAT GGCGAATTCCCGAAACCGTGAAGAGAACTGATTCCATACAGTCTAAAAGAAAAGTTAGTTCTTTGTCTGACAGGAGCGACACGTCTGAACCTGGAATGGCAGGTGAGGCGAGTGGTGAAGAATCTCCAGGTGTACTGAGCGATGACCAACCTCCCGAGAGTCCAAGCGACAGCAACGATACAGATGATACGACTAAAAACATGCCTTGGATGAAA GTAATGGTCCAAGTCTCCAATTCTTTTTATTACTTCTGTACCCACCAAAATTTCTGCCATCCTTTTTGCTACAGAAGGATAATGAGAAGTTGCAGTCGTCTTGTAAAAGCAGTTCGAAAAGTCTACGGTGAGGAGTTTGGGGTCTTAGATGACAAACTGAATATGGATTTTGGTGGCAAAAAGAAGGGTAACAAGAAGGACAAAAGTCAGAATCGGAAAGTATCAGACCAGACTAGTTCTCAAGTGTCTCCAATAAGACGAAAGGATAGTGTAGGCAAAAAGGAGAA AATCGAGAAGAATCTGGATGGGTCCCAGTTAAGCAAGTTGGCGTCCAAAGAGTCGTCTAGAGACATTGCCGATTCCGATACGGGACACGATCCTTCGAAGAGTACCAACGACAGTAAACCGCTAGAACCACcaccaattttaaaatacatcaAAACACAGGTGAAGGACGCTTTTCACAGTCCTTTGGCAGTACTGTTGAAAGGTGCCGTAATTTTGTCTGAAGAACATTTCATCGAAATAATTCCCGTTGCTTGGGAACTCCTTCTGGAAACTAATCAAGAAGTGACAGCGTCTGCTgcttcaatatttattttggcgGCGGTGAAAGCACCACAACCAGTGTCCGACATTATGCAACACGGTCTTTCTCATCCAGAAGCAGCAGTTCGCATCAATGCCATCCTGAG ATTTCAGGTATTGTGGAAGATGCGATACCAAGTGTGGCCCCGAATGGAAGAAAGCGCTCACATCTTGTTCAAAGTGCCACCTCCTGGCATCGAGTTTACTTTACCGTCACCGAAAATTGGAATTGAATCTCTGGACGTGGTCGATTCCCCTTGGGAACTCCTAGTGAAGACGAAAGTTGAAGAAGTGACCATCAATCAAGAACGACat AGATCTTTGGTGACTGCCACGAAGACTCGTAAGAAGCAACAAACGGAACTGATCAAAATGGCTCTTCAAGCTCAGGATGACAAGAAAAGggaggagagagagaattttttgataactACAATTCCCATTACTATTCAAGCGGCGCACGAGCCAAGTCTTTATCACACCAGCGAAGAACACGATGAAG CCGACGACGAGCAAGTTGAAGGTCAGACCAGAAACACGGGACACCATCTTCACTCAGCTCACTCTCTTTTTCCATCTTGTTTGTGTTCGGCAGTCGTTCAGATTATTACTCTGTTAGACGACGCTGCTGTCTCGGCAGATGGAAATGCCGTCTACGAAGTTGCTTATCAA GTGATATGGTGTTGCTTGGTGGAGGACAGCGCTTTATTTTTGAGATACATCCTTGAGCGCTTAACACGAGAGAAACAAGagcaaatgttcaaaatcttAAGACACGTAATCAGATTTATTCCGAAACTACCCCAACAAGCAGCTTTTGCTTTGTACAACTACATCATCGGATACGTCATGTTCTACGTAAGAAGTCCACACGAAGACGGTCAAATGTTAATCGGAGCCGCTTTGTCTCTGCTCTGGATGGTCGTTCACAGCGTTCACGGCATCATGTTTAAGGATTTGAAACAAATCTTGCGGAAGGAACAATGCGACGCGTCAATTTTACTCACCGCGAATGTTCCTTCAGCCAAGAAGATCATAGTTCACGGTCCTCAAG ATCCCGATGCCGCTGGTATACCTTCACAGTTCCCGGTGCAAGAGGACACTCAGTTTTGCCAAATCCTCAGAGAAGCTTTGGACTTCTTCGGGATTGAAGACAACCGTCAAAAGGAATTTTTCTTGGTCGATTACAAAACAC ATCAAATCCGTAATCCTGCTTCTTACGTACGTGACTACTATTTCTTTAAAAGGTCACAGTATCCTCAACTCGAATTGGTCCATATGAAACCTGAAGACGCGTTTAACGCTCTACAAAAGCAGGAACTTCTTCACAAGTTTGTGGAAATCGGCAAGGTTCTGCTGACTTGGGCGATTTTGAAAAACGTGGACATG GTGGTGCAAAGAGTTGTTTTTCTTCACGAAGAACTCATGAAACTGCCTTCTTTTCCGCGGAAAGCTCTCGAGTCAGACTTAGATCTGTACAAAGGTGGTGCATTAGGAAAAGAACTTCTTGGTTTGGACGTTCTGCACAAATTTATGTGGGTACGCCTGATCGCAAGAATGTTTGAAGCGATGGCCGGAAATTTTGCCTACTCTGGTGACATTCACTTGTTCTTGAATGTATTGAACGGTGCTGTAATGTTGCATTCCGAAGACGCGTGCATTTTGAGATACGTGATGGCAACCTACATCAACGCCGCTTtccatttcaaaaacattttttccaccaACGG CTACTTACTTATCATGCCCACTCTACTTAAAATTTACTCAAATCATCAAACCAACAAGTTGGTCACCACGACGATTGAATACGCggttaaacaattttatttaatgaacAGAAAACCTTTTATTCTACAAATGTTTGGTTCAGTGTCGGCCATGCTTGACACAGACGAAGAAGGCACTTTTGGTGATGCTCAcaaa ATTCAATCTAGCTGCCTCTTTAATCTCCTGTTGAGTTTAGAAACTCCATCTCCTGATCCTTTAAACATTGCTGAATTAGTTAAAGAAGATAAACCACTCAAAGCTATCGATTTCTGTTATCATGATGAAAACGAAATGGTCACGATTTTGGACTGCATATCACTCTGTGTTATGGTAGTTTCGTACTCATCTGAAAGTGTCAGAGGTTACCAGATGCTG ATCATTTTGGAAGCTATTTTACCTTGTTACGTTCAACATATTCAGTTACCTTCGTATAATAAAGAAGGCAAAACCGAGAAAGAAATCATCAATCACCTTGCAGTATCTATCAAAACATTGGTAAACAATTGTGAGGCTCTGACCAA GAGTTACAATGGACCTTATCGGTCGAGCCCCGAGCACAAAGGTTCCAGTCAAAGAAACTACAGCAGAGGTCCTTACTCTCCTGGATTTGATTTTGAAGACGAGTCTCACTCAAAGTTTATGAGCGAGCACTCTAGGGCCAAAAGCATGTACGAACACGACGTGGAAGATTCGGAAGTTCTCAGAGCTGATTACAGAAGACCCCGAGATGTACTTTTGTCTTTAGTAGGCGAATTTATGTGCAGAGCTACTGCAAGGCTCATAGAAttgaacaagaaaaataacCAAGAGGGTAAATTGATCGAGTTGTTGGATATCCGATCGCATATT cGCTTGGCCGACATCGCTCACAGTTTACTAAAAGTGTCGCCTTACGACCCCGAGTCTATGGGATGCAGAGGTCTTCAACATTACATGAGTTATATTTTACCGTCGACTGAATGGGCAAATGATGCGATGAGACCTGCTCTGGTGACAATATTGCGAAGACTCGATaaagttttccaaaaaatatccaaaaaaCCATCGATTCGG AGAAATACAGATTGGGACGCAGCTGCTGGTCTTCTTAAGGGAATATACGACACCATGGTAAAGTACCCCTACATAATGCATTGGCAACATATAAAAGCACTAATCAACACGTGTCAG tttttaatTGTCACCGAATGTTATTCGACAGAAGGAGTCTCCTCAGCGACGGCCGCTTTGATGAGCCAAGCTCCGCCCCCACATTTCTGTTCAATGGTGGTGCGTTTGATAGCGCTTCAGATTCAAAATACCAAC GACAACTGCACATTGGAGCAAGTATGTGGAGGCAGTTCCACGTTTTCTACGCAAGACAAGACAGAGAGTATGATAATGAATCTCATTATGCCTTTGTGTTTGAGAGTTGGTAGCGGTCGAAAAG TTTCAGATGTTTCGGCTATGAAACAAAATGATATTAGTTTTGCTATGACCTTAGTTCTGCACGCCATGAGTCCTCCTAACACGAAGTCGATGGCGTCGTCAGGACCAAATTTAAAAGTGGCGGCGGAAATTCGAACCGGCAGTTTAACTTTCACTGGCACCAGAGACACGAAGACTTCGTCGAAAATTAATACTTCGTTGTATCAAGTGTCATTTCTAG CTTTGAAAATCATGACGATATGTTTTGAAGGCGAGTTGATAACGGTGTGGACTCGAATCGCGCGAACCATGAGAGAACTGGGAAAAAGAAACGAAGCAGCCAGCTTCTTGTGGGACtttttagattttgttgttacgCATCGTACCCCACTATACATTTTGATGCAACCCTTTATCTTTCAGAAG TTGGCACAACCGCCGATATCAGATTTCGAACGCAACATACACGCAAAAATCCGAGATAAAATGAGGGGGATAGGGTTACCCTTTCCCAAGAGTCGAGGAGCTCTGCTCATGGAGCTTGCCCATCAAATGAAGGAACTGAAAGAAGAACTCGAAGATG CTTCGGATAACACCGATCCAAAGAAACCGGAAGCAGCGCAACCTACTGTACAGATGACCACTGAAACCAATCACGGACGTCATCAGCGCCATTCGCTGATTGGTTTATTCACAGGTGACCACGGAACTAAAGGATCGGCTGAGCATCCGCATACGACGCTTCCAACAAAAG TTCCAGAATCTTCCACTAGCACCAGTCACGTGTCAACACCGAATCAGGCCGCAAGCGATGGACAAGACGGCACCGCCAATGGTAGTTCCACCCCTTGCAATGCAGTTACTG ATCGGTCATCCCAAAGGTCATCTGTGAGTGACGACCATGGCGTACAGATGCCTAAACCCGAATCCTTAATGTCTCACAAGGCCCATAAACTTCGCTTTGTTTCTTCTGTAGAGTTTAGACACTCCTCAG GAGAAACTTCAACTACACCCTTGAGTCCCGGAAGCCCAGCGGATGACAGTTCCGGCGAAACCCACCCTGCTAAATCTCGTTTGCAACGAATAAAACCGCAAAGCAGGAAAACTTTCCGTATTCGGAAAAGCCGGAAGAACAGCCGAGTGGAA CTGTCGCATAGCAAAGAGTCTGAAGAACCTCCACAATTTGGGTCTCCACAAGTACCTTTAACCCCACCAGTGACCACTCAAACTCAAGTAACTCCACCTACAGAGTTGCCCCCAGTAACAGTGAACAACAAtcagcaacaacaacaacagcagcagcaacaacaacaacaacaacaaccgcAACAGCAAATCTCCGATCAACACCGATTAAGAATTTCAATGCGAGGTAAACCCACCGAGAGTTCGTGGGATGAAGACAGCGCCATCTCTCAAACGTCTAGCACTTCTGGGTACAGAGAGTCGTATCCGGTTATGCATTTAAGagataatctggaaaatagcCCCAAGGCCTTTCCACCTTTGGCTTCACCCGACATTCACGACTTACCATCTACGAGCAGTGCTACCACTACAAATCTGCAATGCGACAACAGCTCTCCAGATTGTTCTTTGAACGAAAATGGAGAAAGGACCGCCCTTTTGAGTCACACTGAGAGGTCCTCCTCCCAACATTCTCTGCTCATGGTGTTTGAACATCAAGACGAAACCACACTCATATAA